In a single window of the Pseudogemmatithrix spongiicola genome:
- a CDS encoding efflux RND transporter periplasmic adaptor subunit, producing MTESTTGMSWRGFIAAAAVLAATAGVAWFATRGSTDTAESGGHAHGAGAPVGVGGPVMLDSAQAARIGVTFAVAQRSPIVREVRSVGQVAFDETRVRTVSLKFDGWVERLYVDFTGRAVRAGEPLLVTYAPMLASAEEELVLAHQLLRDVQGADSATRRGAERMLIGARERLRNWDVPAEEIARAEESGESRRTLEIRAPYDGVVIEKLVNEGQRVMAGDPLLRIAELRRVWVEAEVFEQDVALVRLGQRVTVELDAFAGRPRSGPIVFLQPTVDPETRTLRVRVELDNADGQLRPGMYATIRVRATGSGAVVHVPRSAVLSTGRRDIVFVRMDDGMLEPRQVVLGIASDDRVEIRSGLAVGETVVSSATFLVDAESNLGAALGAMAGMPGMEAPTPSKSVPPPPSAHDH from the coding sequence ATGACGGAGTCAACCACAGGTATGTCGTGGCGGGGCTTCATTGCGGCCGCCGCCGTGCTCGCTGCCACCGCCGGAGTGGCGTGGTTTGCCACGCGCGGTTCAACGGACACGGCGGAGTCCGGCGGTCACGCGCACGGCGCAGGCGCACCAGTCGGGGTGGGCGGCCCGGTGATGCTCGACTCCGCGCAGGCCGCGCGGATAGGCGTGACGTTCGCGGTCGCGCAGCGCAGTCCGATCGTGCGGGAGGTGCGGAGTGTAGGGCAGGTGGCGTTCGACGAGACGCGCGTCCGAACCGTGAGTCTCAAATTCGATGGCTGGGTGGAGCGGCTCTATGTGGACTTCACCGGCCGCGCGGTGCGTGCCGGCGAACCGCTGCTCGTCACCTACGCGCCGATGCTGGCCAGCGCGGAGGAGGAACTGGTGTTGGCGCACCAGTTGCTGCGCGATGTGCAGGGCGCCGACAGTGCCACGCGACGCGGCGCCGAGCGGATGCTGATCGGCGCGCGGGAAAGACTGCGCAATTGGGACGTACCCGCCGAGGAAATCGCACGCGCGGAGGAGTCGGGCGAGAGCCGCCGCACGTTGGAGATTCGGGCGCCCTACGACGGCGTGGTCATCGAGAAACTCGTGAACGAAGGCCAGCGCGTGATGGCGGGCGATCCACTGCTGCGCATTGCAGAGCTGCGTCGGGTGTGGGTGGAGGCAGAAGTGTTTGAGCAGGATGTCGCACTCGTACGCCTCGGGCAGCGCGTGACGGTGGAGCTCGACGCGTTCGCGGGCCGCCCGCGCTCCGGACCGATCGTCTTCCTGCAACCCACGGTGGATCCGGAGACGCGAACGCTGCGCGTGCGCGTGGAGCTCGATAACGCCGACGGCCAGCTACGCCCTGGGATGTACGCGACCATCCGCGTGCGGGCGACGGGTTCCGGGGCTGTGGTGCACGTGCCCCGTTCCGCCGTGCTTTCCACTGGACGCCGTGACATCGTATTCGTGCGGATGGACGACGGAATGCTCGAACCGCGGCAGGTGGTGCTCGGCATTGCCTCCGACGATCGCGTGGAGATTCGGTCGGGCCTTGCAGTGGGCGAGACCGTCGTGTCGTCCGCGACGTTCCTTGTGGACGCGGAGTCGAATCTGGGCGCGGCGCTCGGCGCGATGGCGGGCATGCCGGGAATGGAAGCGCCGACACCGAGCAAGTCGGTGCCGCCGCCTCCGTCCGCTCACGATCACTGA
- a CDS encoding IS30 family transposase, with product MFIPSPHGYTWQQRTELWRRYRAGDSIREIAADLAKNPGAVHGVIRLEGGISPRLRARSERALSFEERELISRALAAGESYRAIGRRLGRAASTISREVARHGGRTTYRAIRADSRAWELARRPKACRLASRPRLRYLIATKLKQRWSPEQISGWLRLAFPDEPELHVSHETIYRSLYVQTRGVLKKELLKHLRTGRVVRRSRASTRKGQGRGQIVDAIPISARPAEVEDRAVPGHWEGDLLAGGGNTHIATLVERTSRFTILVKVESKEPGRVVPALIRQIRRLPAHVARSLTWDRGKELAHHQRFTVATGVQVYFCDPYSPWQRGTNENTNGLLRQYFRTGANLATVTQRQLDAVADQLNGRPRKTLHFRTPAEVFDEAVALIA from the coding sequence ATGTTCATCCCCAGCCCGCACGGCTACACCTGGCAGCAGCGCACCGAGCTCTGGCGCCGCTACCGCGCCGGCGACTCGATCCGTGAGATCGCCGCCGACCTCGCTAAGAATCCCGGCGCCGTCCACGGCGTGATCCGTCTCGAAGGCGGCATCTCGCCGCGCCTCCGCGCCCGCTCGGAGCGCGCGCTGTCCTTCGAGGAGCGCGAACTCATCTCCCGTGCGCTGGCCGCGGGCGAGTCCTACCGCGCCATCGGCCGTCGCCTCGGCCGCGCCGCCTCGACCATCAGCCGCGAGGTCGCCCGGCACGGCGGCCGCACCACGTATCGCGCCATCCGCGCCGACAGCCGCGCGTGGGAGCTGGCGCGCCGCCCCAAGGCCTGCCGCCTCGCGTCCCGGCCGCGCCTGCGCTATCTCATTGCGACGAAGCTCAAGCAACGCTGGTCGCCCGAACAGATCAGCGGCTGGTTGCGCCTCGCCTTCCCCGACGAGCCGGAGCTGCACGTGTCGCACGAGACCATCTATCGCTCGCTCTACGTCCAGACGCGCGGCGTGCTGAAGAAGGAGCTGCTGAAGCATCTGCGCACCGGACGCGTGGTCCGGCGCTCACGCGCCTCGACGCGCAAGGGCCAGGGCCGCGGGCAGATCGTCGACGCCATCCCGATCAGCGCGCGGCCCGCCGAGGTCGAGGACCGCGCCGTGCCCGGCCACTGGGAAGGCGACCTCCTCGCCGGCGGCGGCAACACGCACATCGCCACGCTCGTGGAGCGCACGTCGCGCTTCACGATCCTCGTGAAGGTCGAGAGCAAGGAGCCGGGCCGCGTCGTGCCCGCGCTCATCCGCCAGATCCGGCGGCTGCCGGCGCACGTCGCGCGCTCGCTCACCTGGGACCGCGGCAAGGAGCTCGCGCACCACCAACGCTTCACGGTCGCCACCGGCGTGCAGGTCTACTTTTGCGATCCGTACAGCCCGTGGCAGCGAGGCACCAACGAGAACACCAACGGCCTGCTCCGGCAGTACTTCCGCACTGGCGCGAATCTCGCCACCGTTACGCAGCGGCAGCTCGACGCCGTCGCCGACCAGCTTAACGGCCGGCCGCGCAAGACCCTACACTTCCGCACGCCCGCGGAGGTGTTCGACGAAGCTGTTGCATTGATTGCCTGA
- a CDS encoding multicopper oxidase domain-containing protein: MSTLGARNSSTYVADLTSNDQRPIAGTLRDDNYSLALELRRLTWRPNAPSALDVDVAAFAEVGESATVPGPLIRVPAGTHLRITIRNTLAERATVHGLHDHDGPRDSVSLTPGETRELRFVAQRVGTFAYFARTTATPTLLGRRDDSQLVAAFIVDPAGTDPGVANARERLLIITAWDDSLANPASPYGPRQVYAINGQSWPFTERLTYNQGDSIRWRVLNLSQHVHPMHLHGTYFRVQSRGTPFTDTALGDTSRLVVTEYLGAGGTMMVDWKAERAGNWLFHCHTINHIDEALRLGEVARANAHANHGTVTDVMAGLVTAISVRPSSVAEEPEVTPRRRLRLFVTERPAPVRGSPSLAYVLQRDEREPARDSVELPGSTLELQQDEPTVITVVNRSRQPTAVHWHGMELESFYDGVAGWSGGGTRVAPIIAPDDSFVVHMTPPRAGTFIYHTHAGELAQLTGGLYGAMIVRARDHRPDANERVVVLADSTADSIRAPVGSMINGRRNPVPIDLTAGRTHRIRFISIGAVALKRVRLLEGDAILQWIPVAKDGAEYTSAQRVRRSAEQVLAPGETMDVLVTPTRAGTLVLEVTSAYGPPVTTRVEVRVEEPR, from the coding sequence TTGTCGACCCTCGGTGCGCGCAATTCAAGCACCTATGTTGCCGATCTCACGAGCAACGACCAGCGTCCGATTGCGGGCACGCTACGCGATGACAACTACTCGCTAGCGCTGGAGCTCCGGCGATTGACTTGGCGCCCCAATGCACCGAGCGCGCTCGATGTTGACGTCGCGGCCTTTGCAGAAGTGGGAGAATCAGCGACAGTGCCTGGCCCTCTGATCCGCGTCCCCGCCGGCACACACCTCCGCATCACGATTCGGAATACACTCGCTGAGCGCGCTACCGTGCACGGTCTGCACGACCACGACGGACCGCGAGATTCCGTGTCGCTTACCCCGGGCGAGACGCGGGAGCTGCGATTCGTCGCTCAGCGTGTCGGGACCTTCGCATATTTCGCGCGCACGACCGCCACGCCGACGTTGCTGGGGCGTCGCGACGACTCACAGCTTGTCGCCGCATTCATCGTGGACCCGGCGGGCACCGACCCAGGCGTCGCGAACGCGCGCGAGCGACTGCTAATCATCACCGCGTGGGATGACTCGCTCGCGAATCCTGCATCGCCCTACGGCCCGCGACAGGTCTACGCAATCAACGGTCAATCGTGGCCGTTCACAGAACGCCTCACGTACAATCAAGGCGATTCGATTCGTTGGCGCGTGCTCAACCTCAGCCAACACGTCCATCCGATGCACCTGCACGGCACCTACTTTCGGGTGCAGTCGCGCGGCACACCATTCACTGACACCGCACTTGGTGACACATCGCGTCTGGTGGTGACAGAATATCTGGGCGCGGGTGGAACGATGATGGTTGATTGGAAGGCCGAACGCGCCGGAAATTGGCTCTTCCACTGCCACACCATCAACCACATCGACGAAGCGCTTCGGCTCGGCGAGGTTGCGAGGGCGAACGCGCACGCGAACCACGGTACGGTCACCGATGTGATGGCGGGGCTCGTCACGGCAATTAGCGTGCGCCCGTCTTCGGTGGCGGAGGAACCTGAGGTGACACCCCGGCGTCGCTTGCGGCTCTTCGTCACCGAGCGCCCAGCGCCGGTCCGCGGGAGTCCATCACTGGCGTATGTGCTGCAGCGCGACGAGCGCGAGCCCGCACGTGATTCCGTAGAGCTTCCCGGGTCCACACTCGAACTGCAGCAGGATGAGCCGACGGTCATCACTGTTGTGAATCGAAGCCGGCAGCCCACCGCAGTCCACTGGCACGGGATGGAGCTTGAGAGTTTCTACGATGGCGTCGCGGGCTGGAGCGGAGGCGGGACTCGCGTTGCCCCAATCATTGCCCCCGACGACTCGTTCGTCGTGCATATGACGCCGCCGCGGGCCGGCACGTTCATCTACCACACTCACGCTGGTGAGCTCGCACAGCTGACGGGCGGGCTCTACGGCGCGATGATTGTGCGCGCGCGCGACCACCGGCCCGATGCAAACGAGCGCGTAGTCGTTCTCGCAGACTCAACCGCCGACTCAATCCGCGCACCCGTTGGGTCGATGATTAACGGTCGCAGGAACCCAGTTCCGATTGACCTCACGGCGGGCAGAACGCATCGCATCCGCTTCATCAGCATCGGCGCGGTCGCACTCAAACGCGTGAGACTCCTCGAGGGCGATGCGATCCTGCAGTGGATCCCTGTCGCGAAGGACGGCGCCGAGTACACGTCGGCACAGCGGGTGAGGCGGAGTGCAGAGCAGGTGCTCGCGCCTGGTGAAACGATGGACGTGCTCGTGACCCCCACACGCGCCGGAACGCTCGTGCTCGAAGTGACCTCAGCGTATGGGCCTCCCGTGACCACACGCGTGGAGGTACGGGTGGAGGAGCCGCGTTAG